The following are from one region of the Trueperaceae bacterium genome:
- the rbsK gene encoding ribokinase gives MRSGVPGGYLATGREGAPVSGRPAAREGARVTHATAERRGRVAVVGSLNMDLVVRVRRHPRPGETVMGLGHASHPGGKGANQAVAAARLGASVSMVGRVGDDGHGRQLLDALRADGVGVRHVLRGSRPTGVAFIQVDESGQNSIVVSPGANAEVTEDDVRAQDLTAAAVVMLQLEVPLDTVLAAARAGREAGASVLLNLAPAAPLTREQLADVSHLLVNEHEAAALLGAEARAVTADPVAAARRLTDLAPVAVVTVGAEGAAWAERGGGEGRQPAFPVEVVDTTAAGDAFAGALAARLAAGERDLAAAVRFACAAGSLATTRAGAQPSLPTLAEVESLLGAS, from the coding sequence GTGCGAAGCGGCGTACCCGGCGGGTACCTCGCGACGGGGCGGGAGGGAGCGCCGGTCTCCGGCCGTCCCGCGGCGCGCGAGGGCGCGCGCGTCACCCACGCGACCGCGGAGAGGCGGGGTCGCGTGGCGGTCGTCGGCAGCCTGAACATGGACCTCGTCGTGAGGGTGCGGAGGCACCCGCGGCCCGGCGAGACGGTCATGGGCCTCGGCCACGCCAGCCATCCGGGCGGCAAGGGCGCGAACCAGGCCGTGGCCGCGGCGCGGCTCGGCGCGAGCGTGAGCATGGTCGGGAGGGTGGGCGACGACGGCCACGGCCGGCAGCTCCTCGACGCGCTCCGGGCGGACGGCGTCGGCGTCCGCCACGTGCTGCGCGGCTCCCGGCCCACGGGCGTGGCCTTCATCCAGGTCGACGAGAGCGGGCAGAACAGCATCGTCGTCTCGCCCGGCGCGAACGCCGAGGTGACGGAAGACGACGTGAGAGCACAGGACCTGACCGCGGCCGCCGTCGTGATGCTCCAGCTCGAGGTGCCCCTCGACACCGTGCTGGCCGCGGCGCGGGCGGGGCGCGAGGCCGGCGCGTCCGTGCTCCTGAACCTGGCGCCGGCCGCGCCGCTGACGCGCGAGCAGCTCGCGGACGTCAGCCACCTGCTCGTGAACGAGCACGAGGCGGCGGCCCTGCTGGGCGCGGAGGCGCGGGCGGTGACGGCCGACCCCGTGGCGGCGGCGCGGCGCCTCACCGACCTGGCGCCCGTCGCCGTCGTGACCGTGGGCGCGGAGGGGGCCGCCTGGGCGGAGCGCGGCGGCGGGGAGGGCAGGCAGCCCGCGTTCCCCGTGGAGGTCGTCGATACGACCGCGGCCGGGGACGCCTTCGCCGGCGCGCTGGCGGCGCGCCTGGCCGCCGGCGAGCGCGACCTGGCGGCCGCCGTGCGCTTCGCGTGCGCGGCCGGCTCGCTGGCCACCACGCGGGCGGGCGCCCAGCCCTCGCTGCCCACGCTCGCGGAGGTGGAGTCGCTCCTCGGCGCGAGCTAG
- a CDS encoding GNAT family N-acetyltransferase, whose amino-acid sequence MTPRAPWPHARVVPSAPEHAPALEELQRVCFPYLSEAERMKAEHFLRHLEVFPEGEFVAVTDRDPDGGELGREVVIGLGSGFLTRFDLSHPHHSFLEAIAGGTYAHHDPQGDWYYGADISVHPDYRGKGVGTLLYRARQDLVRRLGLRGIVAGGALPGYARHAGRLSVAEYVAAVARGELHDPTLSFQLANGFEALGVIEGYMTDETTGDAASLIVWRNRDHREG is encoded by the coding sequence GTGACGCCGCGCGCGCCCTGGCCCCACGCCAGGGTCGTGCCCAGCGCTCCCGAGCACGCGCCGGCGCTCGAGGAGCTGCAGCGCGTCTGCTTCCCCTACCTCAGCGAGGCCGAGCGCATGAAGGCCGAGCACTTCCTCAGGCACCTCGAGGTGTTCCCCGAGGGGGAGTTCGTCGCCGTGACCGACCGCGACCCTGACGGCGGGGAGCTGGGGCGCGAGGTCGTGATCGGCCTCGGCTCCGGCTTCCTCACGCGCTTCGACCTCTCGCACCCGCACCACTCGTTCCTCGAGGCGATCGCCGGCGGCACCTACGCGCACCACGACCCGCAGGGCGACTGGTACTACGGCGCCGACATCAGCGTCCACCCCGACTACCGCGGCAAGGGCGTCGGGACCCTCCTCTACCGGGCGCGGCAGGACCTGGTGCGGCGCCTGGGCCTGCGCGGCATCGTGGCGGGCGGGGCGCTCCCCGGCTACGCGCGCCACGCGGGCAGGCTCAGCGTCGCCGAGTACGTGGCCGCCGTCGCGCGCGGCGAGCTCCACGACCCCACGCTCAGCTTCCAGCTCGCCAACGGCTTCGAGGCGCTGGGCGTCATCGAGGGCTACATGACCGACGAGACCACGGGCGACGCCGCCAGCCTCATCGTCTGGCGCAACCGCGACCACCGGGAGGGCTGA